The genomic window CAGGTTCCTTAGTGAAGGATAAGCACCTAAACTTCACTAAGAGCCCTCGTAACTGTAACTTGGGCCGGTTCAGGAGGGGATGATGACGACAGCCGTCGCGTATGAGCAGCGGCCCTGGCAGTCGCGCATCGCCCCCGACGCGTTGCCGAAGCGCCAGCGACTACTCCTCGCACAGCCATACGACGCCGCGGTCCCGCCACCGATCGCCGATCTCGACATCCGTCTGTCGGACGATCTCGTGGAGCTGCTGGGCGAAGCGCAGGAACGGATCATCCGTTTCGACAGCGAGGTCGGTCACATCACCGCACCCTTCTCGTCGATCCTGCTGCGGAGCGAATCGGCGTCGAGCTCGCAGATCGAGAACCTGACGAGCAGCGCGAAGGCGATCGCCGAGGCCGAGTTGGATGAGCGCGACACCGGGAACGCGCCGCTCATCGTCGCCAATGTCCGAGCTCTCGAGGCGGCACTCGCGGCATCGGAAGAGCTCTCCAACACGACGATCGTCGCCATGCAGGAGCAGCTTCTCGGCACATCGGCACCGGAGATCACCGGCCGGTATCGCGACGAACAGGTCTGGATCGGGGGCGGCAACTACAGCCCGCACGAGGCCGATTTCGTCCCGCCGCACCACGAGCGTGTACCGGCAGCGATGGACGACTTCATCGCCTACTCCCTCCGACCGGCACCCCTCCCGCTCGCTGCGATCGCCGTCGCTCACGCGCAATTCGAGACCATCCACCCGTTCCCCGACGGCAATGGGCGCACCGGTCGAGCGCTGGTGCAGGCCGCTCTCCGGCGAGTCGGGCTGACCAGCGGGGTCACTGTGCCCATCTCAGCCGGCTTCCTGCAGCAGCGTGACGACTACTTCGCTGCACTCACCAACTATCGGCAGGGCGACGTCGAGCCGATCGTCCGCGTGTTCGCCGATGGTGCGTTCCTCGCGATCGCCAACGGCCGGACGCTGGTGGAGGAGATCGAGACCATCCGGACGGCATGGCAGGAGGCCTTGCGCGACGTCCGCGCCGATTCGGCCGCGCATCGCATCACGGCACTGGCAATGGAACATCCGGTGATGAACAGTCGGCTCGTGCGCGAACATCTCGACGCCTCAGATCGCACGGTCTTCAACACCCTCGACACCCTCGTCGACCGTGGCATCCTCACGGTCGGCTCGTCGCGACAGCGGAACCGTCTCTGGACTGCGCCTCCCGTGCTGGCAGCGCTCGACGGGTTCGCTGCGCGCAGCATGCGACGCGGTTGACGGGAGCCCCCTCAGCGGGTCGATGGCGAAGTCACGCTTGAGGTCGAACGTCGCCCGCCCTCAGCGACGCCGATCACCCCGCCGAGTAGCCGTCGCACCTACCCCCGCGCCGCAACGAACGCGGCGACGCAGTCCTCGATGTCCTGCTCGCTGTGCGCGGCACTGATCTGCACGCGGATGCGGGCCTCGCCGCGGGGCACCACCGGGAAGCTGAACGGGATCACGTAGATGCCCTGCTCCAGCATCCGTGCCGCGACCTGGACCGCCTGCTGCTCGTCGTCGAACATCACCGGGATGATCGGGTGCGAGCCTTCCAGCAGCCGGAAGCCCTCCCCGGTCATGCGGGCACGGAACAGGTCCGCCTTGCGGAACAGTCCCTCGCGCAGCTCGTCACCCTCCGCCGCGAGCTCCACGGCTCGACGTGCCCCGGCGACCAGCGACGGCGCCAGGCTGTTCGAGAACAGGTACGGCCGGCCCGACTGCCGCAGCACGTCGACGATCTCCTGCTTCGCGCTCACATACCCGCCCGACGCACCACCGAGCGCCTTGCCCAAGGTGCCGGTGAGGATGTCGACCCGGTCCTGTACGCCGAACAGTTCAGGCGTTCCGCGACCACCCGGGCCGACGAAGCCGACGGCGTGCGAGTCGTCGACGAGGACCAGCGCGCCGTAGCGGTCGGCGAGGTCGCAGATCTCGTCCAAGGGCGCGTAGAAGCCGTCCATCGAGAACACGCCGTCGGTGACGATGACGGTGCGACGCGCGTCGGCGGCGTTCATGAGCTGCTGCTCGAGGTCGGCCATGTTGCGGTTGCGATAGCGCAAGCGTCGGGCCTTGCTCAGACGGATGCCGTCGATGAGCGACGCGTGGTTGAGCGCATCGGAGATGATCGCGTCGTGTTCACCGAACAGCGCCCCGAAGACCGCTCCGTTCGCGTCGAAGCAGGAGGAGAACAGGATGGTGTCCTCCGTGCCGAGGAAGGCGCTCAACTCCTGCTCGAGGTCGCGGTGGATCTGCTGGGTGCCGCAGATGAAGCGGACGCTCGCGAGCCCGTAGCCCCACTCGTCGAGCGCCAGCTTCGCCGCATCGACGATCGACGGCTCGTTGGCGAGGCCGAGGTAGTTGTTGGCGCAGAAGTTCCGCACCTCGCGGCCGTCGATCGTCACATGGCTGCCCTGGCGGGACGTGATCGCGAACTCCCGCTTCGTGAGGTCGTCGGCCTCGATGGCGTCGAGCTGGGCGCGCAGTTGGTTCTTGATGATGCCGTACATGTCGTCTCCTCGGGGTCGAGTGGGCGGTTGAGCTGCGTGTGGCGGTCGCTCAGGCGGCGGTCGCGGCGTTGGCGGTGACCGGTGCCTGTTCGTCGACGACGCCGGTGATGACGACGTCGCGGGTGTCGGTCCAGTCGATGAGCACCTTGCCGGCCGCTCCCCCGCGCGCGGTGTCGAAGGCGTCCTGCCAGGAGGCGAGCGGGAAGCGGGCGGTGACAAGTGATTCGAGGGCTTTTCGGAGCTCTGGGCTGTGGTCGACCATGGCGCTCGCGTGGTGCCAGGTGTCGAACATCTCGCGGCCGTAGATGCCCTTGATGGTGATCATGCGGGTGATGACCTTGGTCCAATCGATCTCGATGTTGGTCGAGGGGAGACCGAGGAGCGCGACCTTGCCGCCGGTGTTGAGGTTCTCGATGAGCTCGCTCGCGGCGGCGGCCTGTCCGGACATCTCGAGGCCGATGTCGAAGCCCTCGAGCATGCCGAGCTCGGCCTGGGCGTCGGCGACCCGCTCCTTCGAGACGTCGACCACGCGGTCGGCGCCCACGGCGAGCGCCTTCTCGAGGCGGTCGGCGACGACGTCGGTCGCGACGATGTTGCGCGCCCCGGCGACCCGGCAGACGGCGATGGCCATGAGACCGATGGGGCCGCAGCCGGTGATGAGGACGTCCTCACCGAGGATCGGGAAGCTGAGGGCCGTGTGGACGGCGTTGCCGAGGGGGTCGAAGAGGGCACCGAGGTCGGGGGTGACCTGGTCGCCGTGAACCCAGACGTTGGTGGCCGGCAGGACGACGTACTCGGCGAAGGCGCCGTCGAGGTTGACGCCGAGGCCGCGGGTGTGACGGCAGAGGTGGCGGCGGCCGGAGCGGCAGTTGCGGCACGTTCCGCAGACGAGGTGCCCCTCGCCGGAGACCGCTGCGCCGACCGGGATCCCCTCGACGCGGCTGCCGACCTCGACGACTTCGCCGGAGAACTCGTGGCCGGGGACGAGCGGGGCGTCGACAGCGCCGGCCGCCCACGGGTCCCACGACTCGATGTGGAGGTCGGTGCCGCAGATGCCGGTGCGGTGGACGCGGATGAGGACGTCGTCGGAGCCCATGGCCGGCATCGCGCGCTCGACGAGTTCGAAACCGGCGGTGTCGGGTCGTTTCCAGAGGGCGAGCAACGGCGTTCCTTCCTGCGGGAGCGGCGGCGGCCGGTGGTATCGGCTGACGCGGACGGGCGTCTTTGCGCTGTCCTGGTGACCAACGTAGTCAGATCGATCCGTCATGAATATTGAGGGTTTCCACGTGACCAGTTAGCTTGAGCTGATGAATCTCTCTCAGATGCGGATCATGCGCGAACTGGCCGAGCGCGGCACGATCGCGGCCGTCGCACGGCACTTGCATGTGACTGCGCCGGCGATCTCACAGCAGCTGGCCGCGCTGCATCGTGAGCTTGGCGTCGCGCTGACGTATCGGGTGGGGCGCGAGATCCGCCTGACCGAGGCCGGGATGGCGCTGGCCGAGATGGCGGGGACGGTGCACACGCTGATCGACCGCGCGGCCGAGACGGTGCGTGAGTACGGTGACGACGCGGGCGCGCGGGTGCGGGTGGCGGCGTTCCAGAGTGCCGGACAGGCGTTGCTGCCCGGGTTGCTGGAGGACACCGATGGCGGACCGGCACTGGTGTTCGGCGAGCACGATGTCGCGCAACCCGAGTTCGCCGAGCTCGTCGACCAGTACGACCTCGTCGTCGCGCACCGGATGGACCACGACGAGCCGTGGCCGTCGGAGCAACTGTCGGTGACGACGCTGTTGAGCGAGCCGTTCGACGTGGCGATGTCGGTGGATCATCCGCTGGCCGGTCGGCCGTCGGTGTCTGCTGTCGAGCTCGCGGACGAGTCGTGGATCGCCGCCCACGCGGGCTTCGCGCCGGACGTCGCGCTCGGGGTGGTCG from Plantibacter flavus includes these protein-coding regions:
- a CDS encoding Fic family protein; translated protein: MTTAVAYEQRPWQSRIAPDALPKRQRLLLAQPYDAAVPPPIADLDIRLSDDLVELLGEAQERIIRFDSEVGHITAPFSSILLRSESASSSQIENLTSSAKAIAEAELDERDTGNAPLIVANVRALEAALAASEELSNTTIVAMQEQLLGTSAPEITGRYRDEQVWIGGGNYSPHEADFVPPHHERVPAAMDDFIAYSLRPAPLPLAAIAVAHAQFETIHPFPDGNGRTGRALVQAALRRVGLTSGVTVPISAGFLQQRDDYFAALTNYRQGDVEPIVRVFADGAFLAIANGRTLVEEIETIRTAWQEALRDVRADSAAHRITALAMEHPVMNSRLVREHLDASDRTVFNTLDTLVDRGILTVGSSRQRNRLWTAPPVLAALDGFAARSMRRG
- a CDS encoding glycine C-acetyltransferase, which encodes MYGIIKNQLRAQLDAIEADDLTKREFAITSRQGSHVTIDGREVRNFCANNYLGLANEPSIVDAAKLALDEWGYGLASVRFICGTQQIHRDLEQELSAFLGTEDTILFSSCFDANGAVFGALFGEHDAIISDALNHASLIDGIRLSKARRLRYRNRNMADLEQQLMNAADARRTVIVTDGVFSMDGFYAPLDEICDLADRYGALVLVDDSHAVGFVGPGGRGTPELFGVQDRVDILTGTLGKALGGASGGYVSAKQEIVDVLRQSGRPYLFSNSLAPSLVAGARRAVELAAEGDELREGLFRKADLFRARMTGEGFRLLEGSHPIIPVMFDDEQQAVQVAARMLEQGIYVIPFSFPVVPRGEARIRVQISAAHSEQDIEDCVAAFVAARG
- the tdh gene encoding L-threonine 3-dehydrogenase gives rise to the protein MLALWKRPDTAGFELVERAMPAMGSDDVLIRVHRTGICGTDLHIESWDPWAAGAVDAPLVPGHEFSGEVVEVGSRVEGIPVGAAVSGEGHLVCGTCRNCRSGRRHLCRHTRGLGVNLDGAFAEYVVLPATNVWVHGDQVTPDLGALFDPLGNAVHTALSFPILGEDVLITGCGPIGLMAIAVCRVAGARNIVATDVVADRLEKALAVGADRVVDVSKERVADAQAELGMLEGFDIGLEMSGQAAAASELIENLNTGGKVALLGLPSTNIEIDWTKVITRMITIKGIYGREMFDTWHHASAMVDHSPELRKALESLVTARFPLASWQDAFDTARGGAAGKVLIDWTDTRDVVITGVVDEQAPVTANAATAA